A stretch of the Saprospiraceae bacterium genome encodes the following:
- a CDS encoding oligosaccharide flippase family protein, with the protein MKKTFAINIVLLLGLNLFVKAIYLLGIDRQFQLVLGTTDYGLYYKLLNFTLLFQFINDFGIQNYTNRYVSQNRANIENNFNQLIGLKIILSFLYTICIVLIILVFDYEKIQIALILHLVFNQILISAVFFIRSVISGLGYYKTDSFFSILDRVLLIVFGALILWYPELKQYLSIQGFVWIQTVSIGCCLVLALCFLLFKGIRINWPTFHFMQLKPIIKACIPFSLIFLFSTIYNKLDVLLIGKWLENGDEQAGIYAASMRIFEASSMVSLAFGSLLLAMFSVLYKDEEKLTELLKMALNLLFAFTIALVMSSCFYAKEIMNLLYNQNNNYWEFIFCLVMLSFLPASLNYIFGALFQAIHKERQLFLFYMLAGIISFILNVYLIKSLQLIGVAYVTVITHSFLFGIQIIYLQQKQIIHLKSIFWLKMIFLMLMAYCVSSLLKSNIDDWRIGMSLSLVGILFLAILLKMIDLRDFIRLKSEVQSF; encoded by the coding sequence TAATATTGTCTTATTACTTGGCTTGAATTTGTTTGTTAAAGCCATCTACCTTTTGGGGATAGACCGTCAATTTCAATTGGTTTTGGGTACGACGGATTATGGTTTATATTATAAACTACTCAATTTTACTTTGTTATTTCAGTTCATCAATGATTTTGGAATTCAAAATTATACCAATCGTTATGTAAGTCAAAACAGAGCCAACATTGAAAATAATTTCAATCAATTAATAGGTCTAAAAATCATACTTTCTTTTTTGTACACAATTTGTATTGTACTGATTATCCTGGTTTTTGATTATGAAAAGATCCAAATTGCATTAATTCTGCATTTAGTATTCAATCAGATTTTAATCAGTGCGGTATTTTTCATTCGATCGGTAATTTCCGGATTAGGTTATTATAAAACGGATAGTTTCTTTTCCATTTTAGATCGGGTCTTGTTGATTGTTTTTGGGGCTTTAATTTTGTGGTATCCTGAATTAAAACAGTATTTGAGTATTCAAGGATTTGTTTGGATTCAAACCGTTTCGATTGGCTGTTGCTTGGTTCTTGCTCTTTGTTTTTTGTTATTTAAGGGGATTCGGATAAACTGGCCGACTTTCCATTTTATGCAGTTGAAGCCCATTATAAAGGCTTGCATTCCATTTAGCCTGATTTTTTTATTTAGTACGATCTATAATAAGTTGGATGTGTTATTAATAGGCAAATGGCTTGAAAATGGTGATGAACAAGCTGGAATTTATGCGGCCTCTATGCGTATTTTTGAAGCATCCAGCATGGTTTCTCTTGCATTTGGAAGTTTATTGCTGGCAATGTTTTCAGTTTTATACAAGGATGAAGAAAAACTGACAGAGTTATTAAAAATGGCTTTGAATTTATTGTTTGCATTTACAATTGCATTGGTTATGAGCAGTTGTTTTTATGCAAAGGAAATCATGAATTTACTATACAATCAAAACAACAATTATTGGGAGTTTATTTTTTGTTTAGTAATGCTTTCTTTTTTACCAGCGAGTTTAAATTATATTTTTGGAGCCTTATTTCAAGCAATACACAAAGAGCGGCAATTGTTTTTATTTTACATGTTGGCGGGTATTATTAGCTTTATATTAAATGTTTACTTGATTAAAAGTTTACAATTGATTGGAGTAGCATACGTCACGGTCATTACGCATAGTTTTTTGTTTGGTATTCAAATCATTTACTTACAGCAAAAACAAATCATCCATTTAAAATCAATCTTTTGGTTAAAAATGATTTTTCTAATGCTCATGGCCTATTGTGTAAGTTCTCTCTTAAAATCCAATATTGACGATTGGCGTATTGGAATGAGCTTATCTTTGGTTGGGATCCTTTTCCTGGCAATCTTATTAAAGATGATAGATTTACGCGATTTTATACGCTTAAAATCGGAAGTCCAATCATTCTAA